The following proteins come from a genomic window of Paenibacillus spongiae:
- a CDS encoding DUF1385 domain-containing protein has protein sequence MQFLILLKDGDSPLSQDARNIYGGQAVIEGVMFAGKHVNVTAVRRKNDEIVFYEVPRTTKPWIQKLKKIPLLRGIVGILESSAKGSQHLNFSMEAYAEDEYPDENAKEEEAEKKKEEKSGWSLSMIVGVAVAGVLSFIFGKLVFTVVPAAITELIFGHDKVNIVVNNLIEGLIKITFLLSYLYIISLTPLIKRLFQYHGAEHKVISAYEGGVDLTVKNVQRFTRLHYRCGSSFIVFSVIVGVVIYSLPIFTWDSMWERIYLRVLLLPVVLGVSYETLRFTNAMRDMPLLRSLGYPGLWLQKLTTKEPTDEQVAVSIASFKRMLEIDRQMGMGKSA, from the coding sequence ATGCAATTTTTAATTTTACTAAAGGATGGTGATTCGCCCTTGTCGCAGGACGCACGAAATATTTATGGGGGACAAGCGGTCATCGAAGGCGTCATGTTTGCCGGCAAACATGTAAACGTTACGGCGGTTCGCCGCAAGAACGACGAGATCGTCTTCTATGAAGTACCACGCACTACGAAACCTTGGATTCAAAAGCTGAAGAAAATACCGCTGCTTCGCGGAATCGTCGGTATCCTAGAATCGAGCGCCAAAGGCTCGCAGCATTTGAATTTCTCGATGGAAGCCTACGCGGAGGACGAATATCCGGACGAAAATGCCAAAGAAGAAGAGGCCGAAAAGAAGAAAGAGGAGAAGAGCGGCTGGAGCCTGAGCATGATCGTAGGCGTTGCGGTCGCGGGCGTGCTTTCTTTTATTTTCGGGAAGCTTGTGTTTACCGTCGTGCCGGCAGCTATTACAGAGTTGATCTTTGGACATGACAAAGTGAATATAGTAGTTAACAACCTCATTGAAGGCCTTATCAAAATCACATTCCTGCTTTCGTATCTGTACATCATCTCCTTGACGCCGCTTATCAAACGGCTGTTCCAGTATCACGGTGCCGAGCATAAAGTGATTAGTGCCTATGAAGGCGGGGTCGATTTGACCGTTAAGAACGTTCAACGTTTCACGCGCCTTCATTACCGGTGCGGAAGCAGCTTTATCGTATTCTCGGTCATCGTCGGCGTCGTGATCTATTCGCTCCCTATCTTTACTTGGGACTCGATGTGGGAACGCATTTATTTGAGAGTTCTGCTGCTGCCTGTTGTACTGGGCGTTTCCTATGAAACGCTGCGCTTCACGAATGCGATGCGCGACATGCCGCTCTTACGTTCACTCGGCTACCCTGGCCTGTGGCTGCAGAAGCTCACGACGAAAGAACCGACCGACGAGCAAGTAGCCGTATCCATCGCTTCTTTCAAAAGGATGCTCGAGATCGACCGTCAGA